The following are encoded in a window of Cryobacterium sp. CG_9.6 genomic DNA:
- a CDS encoding IS3 family transposase, producing MAETKQAVLTLTVTALAQEMAMPIVDACRLVGMPRSTYYRLSRGYQHYRPVAEAIPHRERRQPAALDTHERATILSVLCEPKYEDKSVVQTYWHAFDAGTLACSQRTFYRVANAHRLVGDRRRTRTPRSPSPRTPAVATLKPGDLWSWDITELNGPSYHDRYYLYLIIDVFSRYPIGWCIETYISKKRAVTLFTDAIATHGAPTVVHSDNGSSMRSTDLINALESNGIITSYSRPRVSDDNPFSESLFKTIKYDPSSPDRFDHRDHARQWTKDFLDLYATQHRHSGLGRHTPASVFDGTAHLIHAQRQRALDAYYAQHPTRFRQPPTAPPLPQPTGINTHLLSQAG from the coding sequence GTGGCTGAAACGAAGCAAGCTGTCCTGACCTTGACGGTCACGGCACTGGCCCAAGAAATGGCGATGCCGATCGTGGACGCATGTCGTCTGGTCGGGATGCCACGGTCAACGTATTACCGGCTCAGCCGTGGCTACCAGCACTACCGCCCCGTGGCTGAGGCGATCCCGCACCGCGAACGCCGGCAACCCGCAGCCTTGGACACGCACGAGCGCGCCACGATACTCTCCGTGCTCTGCGAGCCGAAATATGAAGACAAATCGGTGGTGCAAACGTACTGGCACGCCTTCGACGCCGGGACTCTCGCGTGTTCGCAGCGCACGTTCTACCGGGTCGCCAACGCTCACCGCCTGGTCGGGGATCGTCGACGCACCCGAACCCCGCGCTCCCCGTCACCGCGCACTCCGGCCGTCGCGACGCTCAAGCCCGGGGATTTGTGGTCGTGGGACATCACCGAATTGAACGGACCCAGCTACCACGATCGGTACTACCTTTACCTGATCATTGACGTGTTCTCGCGTTACCCCATTGGCTGGTGCATCGAGACTTACATCTCGAAGAAACGCGCTGTGACACTGTTCACCGACGCGATCGCCACCCACGGCGCCCCCACAGTCGTGCACTCCGACAACGGGTCCTCCATGCGCTCCACAGACCTCATCAACGCCCTCGAGAGCAACGGCATCATCACCTCGTACTCTCGCCCCCGGGTCAGCGACGACAACCCCTTCTCAGAATCACTGTTCAAGACCATCAAGTACGACCCCAGCTCCCCGGACCGATTCGATCACCGCGATCACGCCCGCCAATGGACCAAGGACTTCTTGGACCTGTATGCCACCCAACACCGCCACAGCGGTCTCGGCCGGCACACCCCAGCATCCGTCTTTGACGGCACCGCCCACCTCATCCACGCGCAACGACAACGGGCACTGGACGCCTACTACGCCCAGCACCCCACACGCTTCCGCCAACCACCCACAGCACCACCACTACCCCAACCCACAGGCATCAACACCCACCTACTGTCTCAAGCAGGTTGA
- a CDS encoding low specificity L-threonine aldolase translates to MTQIHDLNLRGFASDNYSGIHPEILEAIVQANGAHQVAYGEDVYTSRLKDVLVGHFGEGIEAFPVFNGTGANIIGLQSMLPRWGAVICTANAHINTDEGGAPEYVGGFKLLPVSTPDGKLTPALIDQEAWGWGDEHRAQPLVVSITQSTEFGTVYTVDEVRAIADHAHKNGMTLHMDGARISNAAASLGVPLRAFTRDAGVDVLSFGGTKNGMMLGECIVVLNPAASTGLKYLRKTNMHLSSKMRFISAQFVALLSNDLWLRNASHANAMAQRLRGALEAGIADGSVPNIAFTQTTQVNAIFAILPPGVADRLRESFRFYDWDAHTGEVRWMCGYDTREEDIDAFVAALKRELVAS, encoded by the coding sequence GTGACTCAAATCCATGACTTGAACCTGCGCGGTTTCGCTTCCGACAACTACTCCGGCATTCACCCCGAGATACTCGAGGCGATCGTGCAGGCGAACGGCGCCCACCAGGTGGCGTACGGCGAGGACGTTTATACGTCACGCCTGAAAGACGTACTGGTGGGGCACTTCGGTGAGGGCATCGAGGCCTTCCCCGTGTTCAACGGCACCGGCGCCAACATCATCGGTCTGCAGTCGATGCTGCCGCGCTGGGGCGCCGTCATCTGCACGGCAAACGCACACATCAATACCGACGAGGGCGGAGCACCCGAGTATGTGGGTGGCTTCAAGTTACTCCCGGTCAGCACTCCCGACGGCAAGCTCACCCCCGCGCTCATCGACCAGGAGGCCTGGGGCTGGGGTGACGAGCACCGCGCCCAACCTCTCGTGGTGTCCATTACGCAGAGTACCGAGTTTGGAACCGTTTATACCGTTGACGAGGTGCGGGCCATCGCCGACCATGCACACAAGAACGGTATGACGCTGCACATGGACGGCGCCCGCATCAGCAATGCCGCCGCCAGCCTCGGCGTTCCCCTGCGGGCCTTCACCCGCGACGCCGGCGTGGACGTGCTCAGCTTTGGCGGCACCAAGAACGGCATGATGCTCGGTGAGTGCATTGTGGTGCTCAACCCCGCAGCATCCACTGGCCTCAAATATCTGCGCAAAACGAACATGCACCTGTCTTCCAAGATGCGCTTCATCTCGGCCCAGTTCGTCGCCCTGCTGAGTAACGATCTGTGGCTTCGCAACGCGAGCCACGCCAACGCCATGGCGCAGCGGTTGCGCGGCGCACTGGAGGCGGGAATAGCGGATGGCTCGGTGCCGAACATTGCCTTCACTCAGACCACGCAGGTGAACGCGATCTTCGCCATACTGCCGCCCGGCGTGGCCGACCGGCTGCGGGAAAGCTTTCGTTTCTACGACTGGGACGCCCACACCGGCGAAGTGCGCTGGATGTGCGGTTACGACACGCGCGAAGAGGACATTGACGCGTTCGTTGCCGCACTCAAGCGTGAGCTGGTTGCTTCGTGA
- a CDS encoding long-chain-fatty-acid--CoA ligase: MSAFADKPWLAAYAPGVPHTIDEPRETLTDMMETSAKTYGPGVALDFFGATTSYEDLREQISRVANGLRKLGVTPGDRVALVLPNCPQHVVAFYAVLRLGAIVVEHNPLYTDRELRHQFEDHGAHVAIVWDKVYDRVRSFPKDMGVTSIVTVDLVQAMPLGKRLALKLPIKKAKDARAALTSGPGKGAIHWDTLVESRRLHRSHPRPLLTDTAVLQYTSGTTGTPKGAILSHYNLRANAAQGAAWVPGLRAGDETVYAVLPMFHAYGLTLCLTFAMSIGARLVLFPKFDEKLVLDAARHAPPTFLPAVPPIYDRLVTAAAARKVSLEGIRFAISGAMNLPVSIVERWEDATGGVLVEGYGMTEASPIATGNPMGPSRRPGTVGVPFPSTEIRVVAPSDPLIDLEFEEEGELLLRGPQIFSGYWDRPSESAQVLLPDGWLRTGDIVRVSEDGFITVVDRMKELIISGGFNVAPSEVEAALLSHPDIVDAAVVGLPSAAGGEDVVAAVVLTSGAELNVEAVRDYCRTRLSAYKIPRRILEVPELPRSLIGKVLRREVRSSLMRSDEA, encoded by the coding sequence GTGAGTGCATTCGCCGACAAGCCGTGGCTCGCCGCTTACGCACCGGGGGTTCCGCACACGATCGATGAGCCGCGGGAAACACTCACCGACATGATGGAAACGTCGGCCAAGACGTATGGGCCGGGCGTGGCCCTGGACTTTTTTGGCGCGACAACCAGCTACGAGGATCTCCGTGAGCAGATCAGCCGGGTGGCCAATGGGCTGCGCAAACTCGGGGTGACGCCCGGGGACCGGGTGGCCCTGGTGCTGCCCAACTGCCCGCAGCACGTGGTGGCCTTTTACGCCGTGCTGCGCCTCGGCGCAATCGTGGTGGAGCACAACCCGCTCTACACCGATCGGGAGTTGCGCCATCAGTTCGAGGATCACGGAGCGCACGTGGCCATCGTGTGGGACAAGGTCTACGACCGGGTGCGATCATTCCCGAAAGACATGGGGGTGACCTCCATCGTCACCGTCGATCTCGTTCAGGCGATGCCACTGGGCAAGCGCCTCGCCCTGAAGCTCCCGATCAAGAAGGCGAAGGATGCCCGTGCGGCGCTCACGTCCGGGCCCGGAAAGGGTGCGATCCACTGGGACACCCTCGTGGAGTCCCGCCGGCTGCACCGCTCGCATCCGCGTCCACTGCTCACCGATACCGCGGTGCTGCAGTACACGAGCGGCACGACCGGCACACCCAAGGGTGCGATTTTGAGTCACTACAACCTGCGAGCCAATGCGGCCCAGGGTGCGGCGTGGGTACCGGGGCTCCGTGCCGGCGATGAAACCGTCTATGCCGTCCTGCCCATGTTCCATGCCTATGGGCTCACCCTGTGTCTCACCTTTGCCATGAGCATCGGTGCGCGCCTCGTGCTGTTCCCCAAGTTCGATGAGAAGCTCGTGCTCGACGCCGCACGTCACGCGCCACCCACGTTCCTGCCGGCGGTTCCCCCGATCTACGATCGCCTCGTGACCGCGGCCGCGGCGCGCAAGGTGAGCCTGGAGGGCATCCGCTTCGCAATTTCAGGCGCCATGAACCTGCCCGTGTCCATTGTGGAACGCTGGGAAGACGCCACCGGCGGCGTTCTGGTGGAGGGTTACGGCATGACCGAGGCCTCACCGATCGCCACCGGCAATCCGATGGGACCCAGCCGTCGCCCGGGCACCGTGGGTGTTCCGTTCCCGAGCACCGAGATTCGCGTGGTTGCCCCGTCTGACCCGCTGATCGATCTGGAGTTCGAGGAGGAGGGCGAACTGCTGCTGCGCGGTCCGCAGATCTTCTCGGGGTACTGGGATCGGCCGAGCGAGTCCGCTCAGGTGCTGCTGCCCGACGGCTGGCTGCGCACCGGCGACATTGTGCGGGTGTCGGAAGACGGGTTCATCACCGTGGTCGACCGCATGAAGGAACTCATCATCTCCGGCGGCTTCAACGTGGCCCCGAGCGAGGTGGAGGCGGCTCTGCTGAGCCACCCCGACATCGTGGATGCTGCCGTGGTGGGGCTGCCCAGTGCCGCCGGCGGCGAAGACGTGGTGGCCGCGGTCGTGCTCACGAGCGGCGCGGAGCTGAACGTGGAGGCCGTGCGCGACTACTGCCGAACCCGACTGTCCGCCTACAAGATTCCGCGCCGCATCCTCGAGGTGCCCGAGTTACCCCGCTCGCTCATCGGCAAGGTGCTTCGCCGAGAGGTGCGCTCCTCGCTCATGCGAAGCGACGAGGCCTGA
- a CDS encoding nitroreductase family protein translates to MSLITDTHSRLADTDAELLPVLAERWSPRGYDASAVVDEAVLTTVLEAARWSPSASNSQPARFIVTRRGSANFATIHANLMGFNQAWADSASVLIASVAEVPIDPETNLPKESPWTRYDVGQAVAHLSIQAQAEGLHTHQLGGFEGQALAEAFNLAANQVIVTITTLGVLGDASTLTPELLEREIAPRTRKPLTELLLVND, encoded by the coding sequence ATGAGCCTCATTACCGATACCCACAGCCGCCTCGCCGATACCGACGCCGAGCTTCTTCCGGTTCTTGCCGAGCGCTGGAGCCCCCGCGGCTATGACGCGTCGGCCGTCGTGGACGAAGCCGTGCTGACGACCGTGCTGGAGGCAGCGCGCTGGTCTCCGTCGGCCAGCAATTCGCAGCCCGCCCGGTTCATTGTGACTCGTCGCGGCTCGGCGAACTTCGCCACCATTCACGCCAACCTCATGGGCTTCAACCAGGCGTGGGCCGACTCGGCTTCCGTGCTCATCGCCAGCGTGGCCGAAGTGCCCATCGACCCCGAGACCAACCTGCCCAAGGAAAGCCCGTGGACACGCTACGACGTGGGCCAAGCCGTGGCCCACCTCAGCATTCAGGCACAGGCCGAGGGTTTGCACACCCACCAGCTCGGCGGCTTCGAGGGCCAGGCACTGGCCGAGGCTTTTAACCTCGCCGCAAACCAGGTCATCGTGACCATCACGACGCTCGGCGTGCTCGGCGACGCATCCACTCTCACGCCCGAGCTGCTGGAGCGCGAGATCGCACCGCGCACGCGTAAGCCGCTCACCGAGCTGCTGCTCGTCAACGACTAA
- a CDS encoding zinc-dependent alcohol dehydrogenase family protein, with protein sequence MLATVIYGERDVRLEEVPDPELSTGGDAIVRVVAACVCGSDLWPYRGVAPTTEPHRIGHEFVGIVEQIGADVSTIKVGDFVIAPFYDCDNTCVNCRNGVSTSCLNGGWWGADDRMGGFADGAQGERVRVPHADGSLVATPEQPDDALVPSLLTLADVMGTGHHAAMSAGVTAGSTVVVVGDGAVGLCAILASKRLGASRIIAMSRHADRQAVAREFGATDIVELRGDEGVARVQELLDGIGADCVLECVGTEESMDQAIRSARPGGMVGYVGVPNGGPVLPVRTLFGTNVGVNGGVASVRAYVEELLPEVLSGALNPGRVFDLQLPLAEVAEAYAAMDERRAIKVLLRP encoded by the coding sequence ATGCTTGCAACTGTAATTTATGGAGAACGTGACGTGCGCCTCGAAGAGGTTCCCGATCCCGAACTGTCCACCGGCGGCGACGCCATCGTGCGCGTCGTCGCAGCCTGTGTCTGCGGTTCAGACCTCTGGCCCTACCGGGGCGTCGCCCCCACCACCGAACCTCACCGGATTGGCCACGAATTCGTGGGCATCGTTGAGCAAATCGGTGCCGACGTGTCCACCATCAAGGTGGGCGACTTCGTCATCGCCCCCTTCTATGACTGTGACAACACCTGCGTCAACTGCCGCAACGGCGTGAGCACCTCCTGCCTGAACGGTGGCTGGTGGGGTGCCGACGACCGCATGGGCGGCTTCGCCGATGGCGCCCAGGGCGAGCGCGTGCGCGTGCCGCACGCCGACGGATCGCTCGTGGCAACCCCGGAGCAGCCGGACGATGCACTCGTTCCGAGCCTCCTCACCCTCGCCGACGTGATGGGAACCGGACACCACGCCGCTATGTCTGCCGGTGTGACCGCGGGCAGCACCGTTGTCGTCGTGGGTGACGGCGCTGTAGGCCTCTGCGCCATCCTCGCGAGCAAGCGCCTCGGCGCCTCGCGCATCATCGCCATGTCCCGACACGCCGACCGTCAGGCCGTGGCCCGCGAATTCGGTGCGACCGACATCGTGGAACTCCGCGGTGACGAGGGCGTGGCGCGCGTTCAGGAACTGCTCGACGGCATCGGCGCGGACTGCGTGCTCGAGTGCGTGGGCACCGAAGAATCCATGGATCAGGCCATCCGCTCGGCTCGTCCCGGCGGAATGGTCGGCTACGTGGGCGTACCGAACGGCGGACCCGTTCTGCCCGTTCGCACCCTGTTCGGCACGAATGTGGGAGTGAACGGCGGCGTCGCATCCGTTCGCGCCTATGTCGAAGAGTTGCTGCCCGAGGTCCTGTCGGGCGCTCTCAACCCGGGTCGGGTCTTCGACCTGCAGCTGCCGCTCGCTGAAGTGGCCGAGGCCTACGCGGCCATGGACGAGCGTCGCGCCATCAAGGTGCTGCTCCGCCCGTAA